The Xenopus laevis strain J_2021 chromosome 7S, Xenopus_laevis_v10.1, whole genome shotgun sequence genome includes a window with the following:
- the LOC108697460 gene encoding interferon-induced protein with tetratricopeptide repeats 5: MSNLSDELLKNLLLKLECHFTWTYFKDETDIGNIEDRLHDQITFLPSTHRHRLHNLLAYTNYLKGDNEEALRQLQKAEEKLQGTQSADLDIKRAVTYSNYAWLYYHLNQFSKAQSYLEKVEAIYKKFESSSEHDILLTEIYGEQAWALLTFYGKNCERAKECFEKALELDPHNPELNSGYATVMYRLENQDNRLYAKNNCECLELLKRAVKLNENDSVIKALLALKYLSMDQAEEGEKIMEEALRQTPDSPYLLRYAAKFYRKEGKIDYAITILKKALEQTPTSCSLHHQIGLCYKDKMKMLITSAKTAKSLNQPTKTFTRDIQDTIVSAIFHFEKTLELKKIFVDAYINLAYIYSKNSQFDEAEATYQKALNLRDMTPEDKQELHLSYGSFKQYYIRSESEAIRHYKEVLLIPMDTRTRSFSKTNLEELAKVKISNEPSSATGFGLLGFIHQQEGEIDQAIDYYKKALELDPDNEDYLRALHDMRISE; the protein is encoded by the coding sequence taaCCTGTCAGATGAATTATTAAAGAACCTTCTGCTTAAACTGGAGTGCCATTTCACATGGACTTATTTCAAAGACGAGACTGATATTGGCAATATAGAAGACAGGCTTCATGATCAAATCACATTTTTACCTTCTACACACAGACATAGGCTCCATAATTTATTGGcctatacaaattatttgaaaggAGACAATGAAGAAGCACTTAGACAGCTTCAGAAAGCCGAAGAGAAACTGCAAGGAACACAGTCTGCTGATCTGGATATCAAAAGAGCTGTGACCTACAGTAATTATGCCTGGCTGTACTACCATTTAAACCAGTTTAGCAAAGCTCAGTCTTATTTAGAAAAAGTAGAAGCCATTTACAAGAAATTTGAATCTTCTTCAGAACATGATATTCTTCTTACTGAGATATATGGAGAACAGGCCTGGGCTCTGTTAACATTCTATGGGAAGAACTGTGAAAGAGCTAAAGAGTGTTTTGAGAAAGCGCTAGAGCTAGATCCACACAATCCTGAGCTCAATTCAGGATATGCCACAGTCATGTATCGCTTAGAAAATCAAGATAACAGACTTTACGCAAAAAACAATTGTGAATGTTTAGAGTTGCTCAAACGTGCTGTGAAATTGAATGAAAATGATTCTGTGATTAAGGCTCTTCTTGCTTTGAAATATCTATCTATGGATCAAGCTGAGGAAGGAGAAAAGATTATGGAGGAGGCTCTTAGACAAACTCCAGACTCACCATATTTACTTCGATATGCTGCCAAATTTTACAGAAAAGAAGGAAAGATTGATTACGCTATTACCATTCTCAAAAAAGCCCTAGAACAAACTCCGACTTCATGTTCTCTTCATCACCAGATTGGCCTTTGTTACAAAGATAAGATGAAAATGTTAATTACATCTGCTAAGACTGCAAAGTCATTGAATCAGCCTACAAAGACCTTTACCAGGGATATACAAGATACCATTGTATCTGCAATCTTTCATTTCGAAAAAactcttgaattaaaaaaaatatttgttgatgCATATATTAATTTAGCCTATATCTACTCTAAAAACTCTCAGTTTGATGAAGCTGAAGCTACTTATCAAAAAGCACTAAACCTGAGAGATATGACACCTGAAGATAAACAAGAGCTTCATTTGAGCTATGGAAGTTTTAAGCAATATTACATTAGATCTGAATCTGAAGCCATAAGGCATTACAAGGAAGTATTATTGATACCAATGGACACAAGGACAAGATCTTTTTCCAAAACGAATTTGGAAGAGTTGGCTAAAGTGAAAATAAGCAATGAACCATCAAGTGCAACTGGATTTGGATTGTTAGGGTTCATTCATCAGCAAGAGGGAGAAATTGACCAAGCAATTGATTACTATAAGAAGGCACTGGAACTGGATCCAGATAATGAGGATTATTTGAGGGCATTGCATGACATGAGAATCAGTGAGTAA
- the LOC108697199 gene encoding interferon-induced protein with tetratricopeptide repeats 5, whose product MSNLSDELLKNLLLKLECHFTWTYFKDETDIDNIEDRLHDQITFLPSIHRHRLHNLLAYTNYLKGDNEEAIRQLQKAEEHLQGTQSADLDIKRAVTYSNYAWLYYHLNQFSKAQSYLEKVEAIYKKYESSLENDALLTEIYGEQAWALLTFYGKFCERAKECFEKALELDPDNPELNSGYATVMYRLENQDNRLYAKNNCECLELLKRAVKLNENDSVIKALLALKYLYMDQAEEGEKIMEEALRQTPDSPYLLRYAARFYRRERKVDAAITVLRKALNQTPNSCSLHHQIGLCYKDKMLMLFKSSKTAKSLNQKKTLDRDIHDNIVSAIFHFEKTLELKEIFADAYINLAFMYSKDSRFEKAEAIYQKALNLRDITCEDKQEVHFSYAKFKQYQIRSESEAIRHYKEVLLIPNDTKTRSFSKTNLEELAKVKISNEPSSATGFGLLGFIHQQEGEIDQAIDYYKKALELDPDNEDYLRALHDMRISE is encoded by the exons ATGAG taaCCTGTCAGATGAATTACTAAAGAACCTTCTGCTTAAACTGGAATGCCATTTCACATGGACTTATTTCAAAGACGAGACTGATATTGACAATATAGAAGACAGGCTTCATGATCAAATCACATTTTTACCTTCTATACACAGACATAGGCTCCATAATTTATTGGcctatacaaattatttgaaaggAGACAATGAAGAAGCAATTAGACAGCTTCAGAAAGCAGAAGAACACCTGCAAGGAACACAGTCTGCTGATCTGGATATCAAAAGAGCTGTGACCTACAGTAATTATGCCTGGCTGTACTACCATTTAAACCAGTTTAGCAAAGCTCAGTCTTATTTAGAAAAAGTAGAAGCCATTTACAAGAAATATGAATCTTCTTTAGAAAATGATGCTCTTCTTACTGAAATATATGGAGAACAGGCCTGGGCTCTGTTAACATTCTATGGGAAGTTCTGTGAAAGAGCTAAAGAGTGTTTTGAGAAAGCGCTAGAGTTAGATCCAGACAATCCTGAGCTCAATTCAGGATATGCCACAGTCATGTATCGCTTAGAAAATCAAGATAACAGACTTTACGCAAAAAACAATTGTGAATGTTTAGAGTTGCTCAAACGTGCTGTGAAATTGAATGAAAATGATTCTGTGATTAAGGCTCTTCTTGCTTTGAAATATCTATATATGGATCAAGCTGAGGAAGGAGAAAAGATTATGGAGGAGGCTCTTAGACAAACTCCAGACTCACCATATTTACTTCGATATGCTGCCAGATTTTACAGAAGAGAAAGAAAGGTTGATGCTGCTATTACCGTTCTCAGAAAAGCCCTAAACCAAACTCCCAATTCATGTTCTCTTCATCACCAGATTGGGCTTTGTTACAAAGATAAGATGTTAATGTTATTTAAATCTTCTAAGACTGCAAAGTCATTGAATCAGAAGAAGACCTTAGACAGGGATATACATGATAACATTGTATCTGCTATCTTTCATTTCGAAAAAACTCTTGAATTAAAAGAAATATTTGCTGATGCATATATTAATTTAGCCTTTATGTACTCAAAAGACTCTCGGTTTGAAAAAGCTGAAGCTATTTATCAAAAAGCACTAAATCTGAGAGATATAACATGTGAAGATAAACAAGAGGTTCATTTTAGTTATGCCAAATTTAAGCAATATCAAATTAGATCTGAATCTGAAGCCATAAGGCATTACAAGGAAGTATTATTGATACCAAATGACACAAAGACACGATCTTTTTCCAAAACTAATTTGGAAGAGTTGGCTAAAGTGAAAATAAGCAACGAACCATCAAGTGCAACTGGATTTGGATTGTTAGGGTTCATTCATCAGCAAGAGGGAGAAATTGACCAAGCAATTGATTACTATAAGAAAGCACTGGAACTGGATCCAGATAATGAGGATTATTTGAGGGCATTGCATGACATGAGAATCAGTGAGTAA